The region CAGGCACTGCACGTCCAGCACCACATGACCATCGAGCAGATCGCTCACCCTCACGACACCATCAACCATGACCCGCAGCCCGGCCGCACCTGACCGCGCACGCCAGCCCCAGCTCGGCGGTCAGAGGCGAAGCCTCGTTAGATGTACCTACGACCATTAGGAAGTCAACAGTCCAGTAGAAATAACTGATGGTCAACAGATCGGCCGGCGATCAGCCGGCGATCAGCCGGTGGCGACCACCTTGAACGCCTCGGCCAGCCCGCCCTCCGGCAGCCCGGCCGCGGCCCCGGTGCGCACGGCCCAACCGCGGACGAACTCCTCGAGCTCGTCCACGTGCGAGGTCTGCGACGCGTGGGCCCGCAGCGCTGAGATCTTGTCGGCGAAGTAGTCCGTCACGTCGACGTAGTGGTTGGGGGCCGGCGTGCCCATCACCCACACCTCGGGCACCACCCACTCGGCCAGCCCCTCGTCGCGCAGCAGCGACGGGTGGGCGAACGGGTTGCGCGCGTCCGGGTAGACGGCCTGCAGGGCCGCCTCGCCGGCCGCCATGTGGTCCGGGTGGGACGCGCCGATCCGGTCCCAGTTGCGCTCGGGCGACTGCACGACCATCCGCTGCGGGCGCACCTGGCGGATCACCCGGCTGATGTCCCGGCGCAGGTCGTGGGTGACGGTCAGCTCGCCGTCGACGTAGCCGAGGAACCGCACGTCGTGGACGCCGAGCCGCTCGCCGGCGGCCCGCTGCTCGGCCTGCCGGATGGCCGGGATCCGGTCACGGGGGACGTCGGTGTCGAAGCCACCGGCATCCCCGCTCGTGATGATCGCGTAGGTCACCGCGAGGCCGGCCCGGGTCCAGGAGGCCACGGTGCCGCCGGCCCCGAAGTCCACGTCGTCCGGGTGGGCGGTCACAACGAGCACGCGCTCGATCTCAGCGTCGGAGAGCATGGGCGGCAGCCTATGTGGCGGGCCGCGCGGGGGCCTGCCGTCGGTCCCGCCACCTACACTCGAGCCGGAGATGGACACCCTGTTCGAGAGCCCCCAGCCGCGTGCCGCGCCGCGGGCCGGCACCGACCCCGAGGCGCTGCTCTACGGGCTCAACCCGCAGCAGCGCGAGGCTGTGCTGCACGCGGGTAGCCCGCTGCTCATCGTCGCCGGCGCCGGCTCGGGCAAGACCCGGGTGCTCGCCCACCGGATCGCCCACCTGCTGGCGGCCCGAGGAGCCCAGCCGGGGGAGATCCTGGCCATCACCTTCACCAACAAGGCCGCGGGGGAGATGAAGGAGCGGGTGGCCGCCCTCGTCGGGCCGCGGGCCAAGGCCATGTGGGTGTCCACGTTCCACTCCGCCTGCGTGCGGATCCTGCGGGCCGAGCACGCGAAGCTGGGCTTCAGCTCCACCTTCTCGATCTACGACGCCGCTGACAGCCAGCGGCTGATGACCCTGGTCTGCCGCGAGCTCGACCTCGACCCCAAGCGGTACCCCCCGCGGTCGTTCTCCGCGCAGGTGAGCAACCTGAAGAACGAGCTGGTCGACCACGAGGCGTTCGCGCGGCGGGCGGCCAACCACCTGGAGCAGACCCTGGCCGAGGCCTATGCGCGGTACCAGCAGCGGCTGCGCGAGGCCAACGCCATGGACTTCGACGACCTGATCATGACGACGGTCAACCTGTTGCAGGCCTTCCCGGACGTCGCCGAGCACTACCACCGACGGTTCCGGCACGTGCTCGTGGACGAGTACCAGGACACCAACCACGCCCAGTACGTGCTGGTGCGCGAGCTGGTCGGGCGCGGCACCGACGGGGTCGAGCCGGCCGAGCTGTGTGTCGTGGGCGACGCCGACCAGTCGATCTATGCGTTCCGGGGCGCCACGATCCGCAACATCCTCGCTTTCGAGGAGGACTACCCGGCCGCCCACACGATCCTGCTGGAGCGCAACTACCGCTCCACCCAGACCATCCTGTCGGCCGCGAACGCGGTCATCTCCCGCAACCTCAACCGCAAGCCGAAGAACCTGTGGACCGAGTCGGCGCAGGGCTGGCCCCTCGTCGGCTACGTCGCCGACAACGAGCACGACGAGGCGGCCTTCGTGGCCCAGGAGGTCGACCGGCTGACCGACGCCGGGCACGCCACCCCCGGTGACGTGGCCGTGTTCTACCGAACCAACGCGCAGTCCCGGGTGTTCGAGGAGGTGTTCATCCGGGTCGGCCTGCCCTACAAGGTGGTCGGCGGGGTGCGCTTCTACGAGCGCCGGGAGGTCCGTGACGCGATCGCCTACCTGCGGCTGCTGGCCAACCCGGACGACACCGTGTCGCTGCGCCGGATCCTGAACACTCCCCGCCGCGGCATCGGCGACCGGGCCGAGGCCTGCGTCAATGTGCTCGCCGACCGCGAGCGGATCCCGTTCGGGCAGGCCCTGGCCAGGGCCAGCGACGCCCCGGGCATCGCGGCCCGCTCGGTGACCGCGATCGAGGGCTTCGTCCGGTTGGTCGAGTCGCTGCGCACCCTGGTCGAGGCCGGGTCCGGGCCGGCCACGGTGCTGGAGGCGGTGCTGGAGCAGACCGGGTACCTCGGTGAGCTGCAGGCCTCCAGCGACCCGCAGGACGAGACCCGCGCCGAGAACGTCCTCGAGCTGGTGGCGGTGGCCCGCGAGTTCGAGGAGGCCGACCCCGACGGCACCCTCGCCGACTTCCTCGAGCGGGTGTCGCTGGTGGCCGACTCCGACGAGATCCCGGACGGCGACCAGCACGGCGGCGTGGTCACCCTGATGACCCTACACACGGCCAAGGGCCTAGAGTTCCCGGTCGTCTTCCTCACCGGGCTGGAGGACGGCGTCTTCCCGCACCAGCGCTCCCTGGGCGACCCCCGCGAGCTGGAGGAGGAGCGGCGGCTGGCCTACGTGGGCATCACCAGGGCCCGGCAGCGGCTGTACCTGTCCCGGGCGGTGGTGCGGTCGGCCTGGGGGGCGCCGCAGTACTGGCCGGCGTCCCGGTTCCTCGAGGAGATCCCGACCGAGCTGGTCGAGTGGGAACGTGCGGAGCCGGCGCCGTCCGCGCCGCCGTCCACCCCCGCGGGAGCCCGGCTGGCCGCCCGTCCCGGGACGTCGTCCCCCGGCAACCGCGCGGTGGTCGCGCTGCAGCCGGGGGACCGGGTCAGCCACGACACGTTCGGGCTGGGCACCGTGGTCAGCACGGCCGGGGCGGCCGAGCGTGCCGAGGCCACCATCGACTTCGGCGGGTCCGGCGTGAAGCGGCTGCTGCTGCGCTACGCCCCGGTCGAGAAGCTCTAGCCCCGGACCGGCCGGACCGCGGAGTCGGGTGCGGTCAGGCCCGGACCCCGTGCGCGAGCAGCCAGCCCAGCGGGTCGACGAACCGCCCGGGGCGGGCCAGCACCTCGAAGTGCAGGTGCGCACCCGTGGTGTTCCCGGACGAGCCGACCCGGCCGATCCGCTCCCCGGTGCCCACCCGTTCGCCCACCTGCATGCTGATCGCCGACAGGTGGTTGTACGTCGTCCCGGTGCCGTCGGCCAGCACGATGACGATCCGGCGTCCGTAGGCGCCGTCCCGGCCCGCCTCGCGCACCACCCCGGCCGCGGCCGCGACCACCGGGGTTCCGGTGCTCGTGGCGAAGTCGAGCCCAGTGTGGAAGCCCAGGGACCAGCGGCCGCTGCGCTCGCCGTACCGGGCCGTGAGCTGGTAGCCGCCGGCCACCGGGCGGACCGCGGTCGGGCGGGTGGCCGCCGCCGCTGGTGTCGTGCGCACCTGCGCCCGGGAGGCCGG is a window of Actinomycetes bacterium DNA encoding:
- a CDS encoding PIG-L deacetylase family protein; translation: MLSDAEIERVLVVTAHPDDVDFGAGGTVASWTRAGLAVTYAIITSGDAGGFDTDVPRDRIPAIRQAEQRAAGERLGVHDVRFLGYVDGELTVTHDLRRDISRVIRQVRPQRMVVQSPERNWDRIGASHPDHMAAGEAALQAVYPDARNPFAHPSLLRDEGLAEWVVPEVWVMGTPAPNHYVDVTDYFADKISALRAHASQTSHVDELEEFVRGWAVRTGAAAGLPEGGLAEAFKVVATG
- the pcrA gene encoding DNA helicase PcrA; translated protein: MDTLFESPQPRAAPRAGTDPEALLYGLNPQQREAVLHAGSPLLIVAGAGSGKTRVLAHRIAHLLAARGAQPGEILAITFTNKAAGEMKERVAALVGPRAKAMWVSTFHSACVRILRAEHAKLGFSSTFSIYDAADSQRLMTLVCRELDLDPKRYPPRSFSAQVSNLKNELVDHEAFARRAANHLEQTLAEAYARYQQRLREANAMDFDDLIMTTVNLLQAFPDVAEHYHRRFRHVLVDEYQDTNHAQYVLVRELVGRGTDGVEPAELCVVGDADQSIYAFRGATIRNILAFEEDYPAAHTILLERNYRSTQTILSAANAVISRNLNRKPKNLWTESAQGWPLVGYVADNEHDEAAFVAQEVDRLTDAGHATPGDVAVFYRTNAQSRVFEEVFIRVGLPYKVVGGVRFYERREVRDAIAYLRLLANPDDTVSLRRILNTPRRGIGDRAEACVNVLADRERIPFGQALARASDAPGIAARSVTAIEGFVRLVESLRTLVEAGSGPATVLEAVLEQTGYLGELQASSDPQDETRAENVLELVAVAREFEEADPDGTLADFLERVSLVADSDEIPDGDQHGGVVTLMTLHTAKGLEFPVVFLTGLEDGVFPHQRSLGDPRELEEERRLAYVGITRARQRLYLSRAVVRSAWGAPQYWPASRFLEEIPTELVEWERAEPAPSAPPSTPAGARLAARPGTSSPGNRAVVALQPGDRVSHDTFGLGTVVSTAGAAERAEATIDFGGSGVKRLLLRYAPVEKL
- a CDS encoding M23 family metallopeptidase, with the protein product MSSQRRHVQPRPGRRPRGRSAVLVGLLGTGLTLAAAAPVALAGHGHPPVRLAAAPIAHATATANPITAAATTPSVSAARAAKPASRAQVRTTPAAAATRPTAVRPVAGGYQLTARYGERSGRWSLGFHTGLDFATSTGTPVVAAAAGVVREAGRDGAYGRRIVIVLADGTGTTYNHLSAISMQVGERVGTGERIGRVGSSGNTTGAHLHFEVLARPGRFVDPLGWLLAHGVRA